A genome region from Microplitis demolitor isolate Queensland-Clemson2020A chromosome 1, iyMicDemo2.1a, whole genome shotgun sequence includes the following:
- the LOC103575051 gene encoding SKI family transcriptional corepressor 2, translating to MEGPAILSLTPPNSQKSSQSSPLPQLHSKSNQFQVGTVSLYGIHIVSLMIEGQERLCLAQISNTLLKQFSYNEIHNRRVALGITCVQCTPVQLETLRRAGAMPPSSRRCGMITRREAERLCKSFLSDNSPPRLPDDFAFSVHHECTHGCRGAFVPSRYNSSRAKCIKCAYCNLFFSPNKFIFHSHETHPNGKYVQPNAANFNSWRRHMKLSGNPPDHIIHAWEDVKAMFNGGTRKRLLSNQGSRESIVPAKRARSSPTVLTPPAITTSVPTPPAHPVLPRVPPFPELPLPLSRSLVMDYMWHHQQATAAVAASKTPGFPFPSSALPWLYKRAPVLFPGHLPSTLSGTGTIEPIMPSVAASPLHQSAFRPVIRPSPIAEPIQRQDSTSEVTADKTDDSDDEVDIETTEDDDLSATSPHNLRTTTSASNNNNSQKSSSPQCWSPPRETEREAEKISEESVTINDVKPTIPSPKALDNWNANTFYRNINVMKNAETRELTIPDCSACRPKTMFYDLVNNNPTSTN from the exons aTGGAAGGACCAGCAATATTATCGTTGACGCCTCCCAACTCCCAGAAATCGTCGCAGTCAAGTCCCCTGCCACAACTCCATTCAAAATCAAACCAG TTTCAGGTTGGAACAGTATCTCTGTATGGAATCCACATCGTGTCACTGATGATTGAAGGTCAAGAACGTCTTTGTCTTGCTCAAATTAGCAACACTCTCCTTAAACAATTCAGTTACAATGAAATCCACAACAGAAGAGTTGCCTTGGGAATCACATGTGTCCAGTGCACGCCCGTACAATTGGAGACTCTCAGGCGAGCTGGTGCTATGCCACCATCATCTAGACGCTGTGGCATGATAACAAGACGTGAAGCCGAACGACTgtgtaaatcatttttaagtgATAATTCTCCGCCAAG ACTTCCAGATGATTTTGCATTTTCTGTTCATCATGAGTGCACCCATGGATGTCGAGGTGCTTTTGTTCCGTCCCGTTATAATAGTTCACGCGCAAAGTGTATAAAATGCGCgtactgtaatttatttttttctccaaacaAATTTATCTTTCATTCTCATGAGACTCATCCTAATGGCAAGTACGTACAGCCTAACGCCGCAAACTTTAACTCTTGGAGACGTCACATGAAACTCTCGGGAAATCCACCTGACCATATTATTCATGCCTGGGAAGATGTAAAAGCAATGTTCAATGGTGGTACTAGAAAACGTCTATTGTCTAATCAAGGATCCCGAGAATCAATTGTTCCGGCAAAACGAGCAAGATCATCACCGACTGTTTTAACACCACCAGCAATTACAACATCTGTACCAACACCTCCTGCACATCCTGTATTACCTCGAGTACCACCATTTCCAGAATTACCACTTCCTTTATCAAGGAGTCTTGTTATGGATTATATGTGGCACCATCAACAAGCGACGGCTGCCGTCGCTGCCAGTAAAACACCGGGTTTTCCTTTTCCATCTTCCGCACTACCTTGGTTATATAAAAGAGCACCTGTACTATTTCCAg gaCATTTACCATCTACATTGAGTGGCACAGGAACAATTGAACCTATAATGCCTTCGGTAGCAGCCTCACCGCTTCACCAATCGGCTTTCCGTCCAGTAATCCGACCATCACCAATAGCTGAGCCGATACAACGTCAAGATTCTACTTCAGAGGTTACTGCCGACAAAACCGATGATTCTGACGATGAGGTTGACATAGAAACTACCGAGGATGACGATCTTTCGGCAACATCTCCACATAATTTACGGACTACCACATCTGcatcgaataataataattcacaaaAAAGCTCTTCGCCGCAGTGTTGGAGTCCCCCAAGAGAAAca GAACGAGAAGCGGAAAAAATATCTGAAGAGAGTGTAACAATTAATGATGTAAAGCCAACTATTCCATCACCGAAAGCTTTGGATAATTGGAATGCGAATACATTTTACcgaaatataaatgtaatgaaaa ATGCAGAAACACGTGAGTTAACCATTCCAGATTGCTCAGCTTGTCGACCAAAAACAATGTTTTATGATTTAGTAAACAATAATCCAACTTCAacgaattaa